One Dehalococcoidia bacterium genomic window, ATGTTAAGGCAGCTGATGCCAGATATGCTGGCCAACAGTTCTACTTCGGCCAGTTAAAGGTTACCGAGGTCAGTAAGGCACTTTATCCCTTACGGGCTACCGAGGAGTATGTGCTGGTAGGGAATGTGAAATTCAAACCGCGCTACGCATCCGATCTCTGGGATATCGGCGAGGGGACACTCATAGAGGTAACAGGCCAGGTGCAGGGTTATTTGTGGAACTACATCGTGGTACAGGACTGCCTAATAAGGATAGTCAGCGGGGCCAGCACCGGGACGCCCGGATATTAAGTGCTGATTTAGGTTTCTAGAGCGTGTAGTAGCCCAACACCGGGTATTTTCCCTTGAACAGCCTGGGCGGACAACCCTCCGAACTGATGTAGGCCCAATGCCTGCGCGTTCAGCGACGCGCTCACCGAGATAGTTACAATATTAGCTAGCTTTAAATTTGTCTTGTGGATTGTATCCTACGCCCTTCTTATGTTGTCAATGGCAGATGTGCAATAAAGGTTCGTTTTTAAAGTTTCAAACCTGGGCGCGCATCTCCGGCATTTTATTCCCTCCCGGTAGTCCTAGGATTTCGACTGATTTGTCGCTGAAACTCAAATAATAAAACTATTTTTGTCATTCGTCTATCTAACATACCTGTTGAGCTGTTTAAGGGGAGGCAGGACGACCACGCCATACAAAAAAATCGAGGGGGAGTCCGCTATTACGGCTCCCCCTCCGCTAAGTGCTTTCAGTCCCGGCTTATTTGATGGGAGCGGCAAAGAAAGTGCCTGACCACAGCAACCAGACAACGAGCAGCGCCCAGACGATGTTAAATGCCTGCGCCGTCACAAAAGCGGCCAGGGGCTTACCCCTCCCGACAGCAACCAAATCCTTGAATCGCGTATCCAACCCAATGGAAACAAAAGCCAGCGCGAAGAACCATTCGCGGTAACCCTTGGTGACCCCCAGAATGGCGCTGGTAGTCTTGGTGCCCAGGGACGGCTCCACAACCAGAGAAAAGATGACCGAGGCCAGTATGAATCCCAGAATGAATTTGGGCAGCCGGTACCATATATCTATAAGACGCGGTTTGCCGGTTTCATTAGCCGCAGCGCCCGGGCCTTTCCTTGATGTAAACGTCGACCAGATGGCTAAAAAGAAGGCCGCGAACCCGATGAGTACGTTCTGGGCCATTTTCACCAGCGAAGCCACCTGCAAGCCGGTGTCGGAACTGACCAGCGTACCGGTGGCCGCCACCGCAGCGGTGGTATCGATGGTGCCTCCCATCCATGCCCCGGCGACATTGGGAGCCAGACCGATGGCCTTAGCCAGTACCGGCATGAAGATTATCATCGGCATGGCTACCAGAAGGACCAGGGAAATTACGTAGCTGACATGCTTTGGACTGCCCTTGAGAGCGCCTCCTGCGGCTATGGCCGCTGATACGCCGCAGATGGACACGCCGGAGGCCATGATACCGGCAAACTCTTTGTCCATACCAAACCTGCGAGCCACCCAGTAAGCGGCAAACCAGACTACTATCACTACCAGCAAGGCCTGCGCTATGGCCACCAAGCCTCCCTTGGCGATGGTAGAAAACAGGATTTCGGCACCCAGTAATACCAGGCCGATCTTGATGAAAAACTCCGTCTGTACGGCGCTCTTGAGCCATTCAGGGACCTTGAAGATGTTGCTGACAATCAGACCCAGCAGCACAGCCCAGAGGACTGACTCCAGTCCCCAATTGGTAAAACTGGCAAACTTGCCAACCCAGATAGCTAAAAAGGATAGCCCGAATATCACCAGAAATCCCAAAACGTATTTACGTGTTGCTTTGCCCATCAAAGCCATGCCGACCAGTGTCAAGGCAAGAATGAATATGAAAAGCAGTGCTATATTGCCTAGCGTGCTAGCCCCGTTCGGCAGAGATTGGGCCAGTGATGTCCATTTCTTAATCACAGGTAACTTGGGAAGCCACCTGGCAATTCCAAGAAGCAGGACGGCAAAGCCGATCCAAACGGCCCACCAATCCTCTTTTTTCCATAGAGACGACCAATCGATTTTCAAATTTAACTCCTATTCAGTTCAGATTAATAGGATTTTCTATTCACTGGCATCTCGAGTCTACATGTGCACAGCATACTTGCCTCCCTGAACCTACCCTTATTTCCTATAGTTACTTCGTAACTGATAAGACAAATTTAGCTTCGTCCTCTTGCCTGAAACTGGATTTCAAGCCCCTGGTTCTTAACTCCTGGGCCACACTTCTGAGAGAGTCCTTGTCGCCTAACACTATTTCTGCCGTCTCGCCGGCCGTCATGCTATCTAAGAGCTCTGTCGCCTTCATCTTCGATAGCGGGCAAACGAAGTTGCGGATATCCAGTTTCTTAATGCGGGCTTCACCCGGTTCTTTTCCCAGGAAATTCTTATAGAAGCTGGCGTATTTAAAGGCATCGTCAGGCGATATGGCCACTGCCACTCCCCGGTTTGTTTTGCCGAGTTGCAGAGCGACATGCAATATGGCTCCCGTAGTCGGGCCGACCAGAATGCCATCTTTCCTGGCTAAATCTATCGCAGTCTGGTAGGCATCCTCATCTGTGACCTCGACGACCTCGTCGATAACTGACCTGTCGAGGATTTTGGGCTCTAACTCTTTAGATAGCCCGGTGATTCTCTTCAGTCCCGGCAGGTTGTGGTTGGATGAAGACGGCTCCACCGCGATAATCTTTACGGCCGGATTTTTTTCTTTCAGGTACTTGCCGACTCCGCTTATCGTCCCGCCGGTGCCTAAACCGGCAAAG contains:
- a CDS encoding putative sulfate exporter family transporter, giving the protein MKIDWSSLWKKEDWWAVWIGFAVLLLGIARWLPKLPVIKKWTSLAQSLPNGASTLGNIALLFIFILALTLVGMALMGKATRKYVLGFLVIFGLSFLAIWVGKFASFTNWGLESVLWAVLLGLIVSNIFKVPEWLKSAVQTEFFIKIGLVLLGAEILFSTIAKGGLVAIAQALLVVIVVWFAAYWVARRFGMDKEFAGIMASGVSICGVSAAIAAGGALKGSPKHVSYVISLVLLVAMPMIIFMPVLAKAIGLAPNVAGAWMGGTIDTTAAVAATGTLVSSDTGLQVASLVKMAQNVLIGFAAFFLAIWSTFTSRKGPGAAANETGKPRLIDIWYRLPKFILGFILASVIFSLVVEPSLGTKTTSAILGVTKGYREWFFALAFVSIGLDTRFKDLVAVGRGKPLAAFVTAQAFNIVWALLVVWLLWSGTFFAAPIK
- a CDS encoding pyridoxal-phosphate dependent enzyme — encoded protein: MGTQLNKNEADGYDHKLRVYSNITQMIANPENPTPLVRVNRINQNPGFQVYLKLERYNPFGSVKDRIALEMLNGLDAGNRTVIEPSSGNTGIALAGLANASGLAIEIAVPERIPEEKKVLLSLMGVKVREADDALCPLFPTEGARGLVNALVSSPATRDNYISPNQYENELNVQAHYRTTGPEIWLQTAGKIGYFFAGLGTGGTISGVGKYLKEKNPAVKIIAVEPSSSNHNLPGLKRITGLSKELEPKILDRSVIDEVVEVTDEDAYQTAIDLARKDGILVGPTTGAILHVALQLGKTNRGVAVAISPDDAFKYASFYKNFLGKEPGEARIKKLDIRNFVCPLSKMKATELLDSMTAGETAEIVLGDKDSLRSVAQELRTRGLKSSFRQEDEAKFVLSVTK